The Nicotiana sylvestris chromosome 6, ASM39365v2, whole genome shotgun sequence genomic sequence tttaagacattttcactattttgttttgaaataattactCGAGACATCGAGTCGTACTTGTCTGACAGTTTTTAAGTTTTAACTAATGCGTCATTGCTTTACgtttatttatattattatctttccaTGTTCTTTTTTAGCTTAATTATCACATATCCTGTTGAACCAACGATtttgacatgtaatgagacaacgcaacatgaGGAATGTAATTTAGATGACTAGGAAAATAATGTGATACTTGAGGAAATAGTCAAAGAAgtagagaattttgagaacaaaccaaAGTTCAATCTGGAAGAAACTGAGGCAGTTAACTTAGGGGATTCTAAAACAGTCAATCAAACTCGCATTAGCattcatctgtcaccatcagagaaggaagagtacatcaaatttctaagggaatatgaggatatttttgcatggtcttatgacgACATGACAGGGttaagcacatccatagtggttCACAAGCTACCTACCAACCCTACGTGTCCGcgggtaaagcagaagctcagaataTTCAAGCCAGACATGAGTTTAAAGATAAAAGAGGAAGTTACCAAGAAAATAAAAGCCAAGGTCCTTCGAGTGGTCGAGTACCCAAACTGGCTAGCCAACATTatgccggtaccaaagaaggatgggaaagtcaggGTATGCATCGACTATCTAGACCTGAAccgagcaagtcctaaggatgatTTCTCGCCGCCCAACATACACATACTAAtcaataattgtgccaagcatgaactccaatccttcaTGGATTGCTTCGTAGgatatcaccagatttggatggacgaagaGGATGTGAAAAATCCACCCTttatcatgccatggggaacatactgctacaagATAATGCCGTTTGGTTTTAAGAACACCGGGGCAACCTACAAGAGGTCCATGACTACtcttttccacgatatgatacataaggaaatagagGCGTACATGGATGACATCATCGTAAAGTCTAAGAGGAGttcagatcacatagcagacttgaggaagtttttcGACCTACTAGGAAAGTACACTATGAAGTTGAACCTTgcaaaatgtgctttcggagtccctACCATGAAATTGCAAGGTTTCATCATCAGTCGTCGTGCcatgagttggacccgtcaatgatcaaagctattcaggaccTTCCACTGCCAAAAAGCAAGAAGGTTGTAATGAGTTTTCAGGGCCGCCTCAATTATAGCAGCCGCTTTATAGCACAATCAATAGTAATATGTGAGacaatcttcaaaatgttgaggaaagatgctgcgACGAGTTGGACGAAAGAGTGTCAAaaggcttttgataaaatcaatgAGTTCCTGTCCAagccacctgtgttggtcccaccaaaGCCTGGGAGACCATTAATGTTGTACCTATCCTTGTTGGATGGAGCCTTTGGATGCATCTTGGGGCAACATGATATGAATGTAAGGAAAGAGCAAGCAATATACtatttgagtaagaagttcacaccttatgaagctcAATACTCTTTGCCGGAACATACCTGTTGCGCCCAAACATGGATAGCCCAGAAATTGTGACATTACTTCTACGCAtacaccacatacctcatatcaaggatggatccgctAAAATAcatttttcagaagcccatgcctaggGGTAAgctagcaaaatggcaaatactACTGAGTGAGCTCGACATCATCTGTCTGACTCAGAAAATAGTTAAGGGGAAAGCATTAGTCGATCACCTCCCAAAGAACCCTGTCGACGGAGAATATGAACCATTGAAgatgtattttcccgacgaagaagtgTCATTTATAGGGGAAGACATTGTCgaagcatatgatggttggaggatgttttgCAATGTAGCCAtgaacttcaaaggagtgggcatcagAGCTGTTCTGGTATTAGAAACCAGTCAATATTATTTGGTATTCGCCAAGCTcaagttcccgtgcaccaacaatattgaagaatatgaggcttgcatcttaGGACTCAGATTGtccatcgacatgaatattcaaggATTGCTGATAATCGGAGATTTAGATTTGCTAATACATCAGGTACTCAgagaatgggccaccaagaacgccaagatattgccatatctacaCTGTATACAAGACTTGATCAAGAGGCCAAAGATAGAGTTCAAACATGTTCcgagagtccagaatgagttcgaaGACACACTGGCTACCTTGTCttccatgatacagcatccaaacaagaactatattgatcccatcCTAATAGAAATTCGTAAACAGTTAGCTTATTATGCTAACGTTGAAGAAGAGTTCGATGGAAACCCATGGTTTCACGATATAAAGGAATATTTGGAGAAAAAAGAATACCCAGAAAATGTTATGaacactcagaagcgcacacttggAAGATTGGCCAACCATTTCTTTCAGAGTGGAGGAATTTTGTATAGAAAGACTCCCGACTTGGGACTACTACGATGCATCGATGCCAAAGAGGCATCTAGATTGCTCGAAGAGATATATGCCGGAACCTTACGGAGCTCATATGAATAGGTTAgttctagccaagaagatattaagggCAGGGTATTttgatgactatggagacggactgcatAAAATACGTAAAAAAGTGCTACCAATATCAGGTACATGCTGATATGATACGGGTACCACCCGAATGCAACGAATTCACCCTGGCCTTTATCCACCTGGGGCATGTATGTCATCAGACCAATTGAACTCGATGTTTCCAAGGGACATAGATTCATCTTGGTAGCCATAGATTACTTCACAAATGGGTCAAAGCCGCTTCCAGAAAGCTGTGACTAGGAAGGTCGTAGCAGATTTTGTCTAAGATCATATCATTTGTCGATTCGGAGTACCTGAATCGATCATTACTGACAATGcttccaatctcaatagtgatctcaTGAAAGCCATATGTGAAACATTCAAAATCAAACACCGAAACTCTACAATATATAGGCcacaaatgaatggagctgtggaagccgtcaacaagaatatcaagaagatattaaggaagatggtacacaactacaagcaatggcacgagaagctactaTTTTCTTTGCTCGGGTACAATACCATTGGTCTGCACAtgaactggggcaaccccctatttATTGGTCTACGGTACTGAAGCTGTCATAACTACtaaggtggaaattccttccttgAGAATTATACAGGAGGCCGAGCTCAACGATGCAGAATAGATACAAAGCCGGTATAAGCAATTGGCTCTCATTAACGGTAAAAGGATAAACGGAGTGTGTCACGATCAActctacaataatagaatggcAAGGGCTTTCAAGAAGAAGGTTAGCCCGAGGCAATTTATACCGGGGCAATTGGTGTTTAAGTGGATCTTACCGCATCAggatgaagcaaaaggaaaattctcaCCTAAATGGCAAGGTCGTTACATGGTTCACTAAGTACTGACgagaggagcactcatacttgcagagataGACGGAGAAAtatggccaaaacctatcaattcggACGccatcaagagatattatgtttgAGATTGTATCTGCACTTCCTTTTAATATAACATGAACTACGCTtaacctgattctcgtttaagaggggatacgtaggcagccctgtgggttcggtcacattaTAATAAAATCTTTATTCCCCTCTATAGTAAAAAACCGAGGCAAGATTTTGAGTTTTCATCAACCTCATTACACCAAGTATCCCGGAGGTATGcatcaaactggggaagaattttgaggaagtCCTCAAAATTCCAAGATAAAGACGTCGCAATGTCTCAAAGCGTGTCATAGTCCATGATTCAACAAAATTATTTGTTATATGCATCATCACATATTTTGAACAACTGCATTTCTTACAAATAATTTAtcccaaatgcatatttttgaaaactttatttctgTCATAGCCAGATGTTACCCAGGGTGACTCGAACAAGGTGTCAAGACAGGAGCAAGGGCCAAATGAGGAATcaaaagcacgaaccaaccttccccaAAACTCACGATtattctttggatgcaggcataaCAGACATAGTATGCACGTCCACAAATATATACAACAAGACCACTATCTTCGCACTAATAGAAGTCGCTAAACACAAACGCgtttgtgagcacctaatttttgacaatatttaattttttatcacttcttctatgtaaatattttaggggttttaacctacaatttttagctttgttacactttttattatagggtaaaaatacaaaattttaaaaggtgaattattactattaatattattttatttttatttttattttaaaataataaaaaaattccgaaaaatattaattttttttaatttacaagagtgatttaaaaaataagaaaaagggaagtattgaataaaaaaaataaaagtaaaattaggtggaattctcttttaaaaagtaaaataaagtagaaaagaaagtggattgttttttaagaaaagttaaataagtggaattctcttttaaaaagtaaaaaaaagggattttaaataagataaaagtaattaaagttggaatttaaaaaataaaagtaaagaaaggtgagatttctttttataaaaaaataaaagcaatttgtacgtgggatttcttttaattaaaaaataataaaataataaaatatttttttaaaaaaaatctgaaaaatctcgaaaattttgctataaatagaagagaaaatttgagaaaaagaaagaaaaaaagaagagaggagggggaggagagaaatttaggttgaaaattttcattaaatttttctttcaacatttcgagccttgaatcttgggtttgaagaagagttgatagagcttttgttgttgctgctgtattgactctacaactttcagattttattcatttgaattcactctcttgtaggtattgttttgtttacatttagattttAAGCCCATGTAGCACCATGTAGCACCatgttgagcgaccgtgctagaaccacggaacccgggaatgcctaacaccttctctcgggttaacagaattccttacccggatttttgtgttcgcggactgtaaaatagagtcaatcttttcctcgattcgggatttgaactggtgacttgggacaccataaattatcccaagtggtgactctgaatttttaataataaatgactcccgtttcgattgtcactttaagttggaaaaaactcctttataccccttTCCGAGGTGTaggaaaaaaagaggtgtgacagctctggcgactctgctggggactagaacccagaacttctggttcagggttcataattcgagcttagatgaattgttatatttggctttatttattatatgattacatgtttgggcctaatgttcTAAATattacttttaccgctttgatattatttgaactgtatataaactgctacgaaacccttctcttctcatcttcggggatgtgctcgctggtcgagactccctattctgttagtgtcataccttgaaataagaaagaggctcggacaagttactaagtcggatggtcttttggttcccggtgcgtagccccctcctcggctcgagctgtccggtGGGGTACACggtctagaacacatacccaggttttgaacatagaataactcagcctcataccggatccctagtaggaacgtttgtttgcatcatgtgcatttgactttggatactcaacacaggagttgggtctgtctaggacaagtgtacccgaaatgaaaagaccatcctgatgcatcttacttgctacttgtgcattcatttgcttcggatttgcatgttgactggctcatagagaaaaaattgaaaaggaaaatgtGGGGATTGAGAGAGATAATTGTTTGTTTttgaaaaccaatgtccaaaacaTACCAAAActttgccaaaattttgaaaaaaaaagagaatttttgtgaaaaaagaaagaaaaaaaaagagttggtttttgttttgtcagaATTGCCCGAACTAAGCCAGTTTGATTTTCgtcggatgtgggatacgtaagcaacccccatcgggtccaacttcccttttgcaaaaatagccgaaaagaacaaaaaaaattattttattttaaataagcagggtgatgccatttttgtctaaaatagccgaatgtccccaaaaggacgccggaaggctgttttagcAAGAACTGCCACCTTTGGTCTCTTTTTCGAATTTTTGGCTGGTTAgcaagcacaaccttaaaatcttctccccggaagtgctgaaagtccgtatttgcaaagccgggttttatttttgaaatgacaATTTCAAAAATTAACTTTTCTTGATTCAAATGAGtcatgattttgcttaatcaccctaaaatgtgcagaatgagcacgagtcaaaatttgtCAATAatagtcatgaacaagatccctttggagctgtgtatatggtgggaagatctgggtaaatcagggcaagataaggtcaatctatacttgggaggactcaccgggttgttgaagatcaggcctagaggggacatcataaaggcattggttacactctgggacccggcccacaacattttttatttctcaaaatttgaactcaccccaactctggaataaatagccggatatattgggagCGCTGAAGTTCCTCTAAGACATAAgtatctggttgctccaagagtcgTCGATGTGCCTTATGCCCCATTTCCTTTT encodes the following:
- the LOC138871421 gene encoding uncharacterized protein, whose amino-acid sequence is MDPLKYIFQKPMPRGKLAKWQILLSELDIICLTQKIVKGKALVDHLPKNPVDGEYEPLKMYFPDEEVSFIGEDIVEAYDGWRMFCNVAMNFKGVGIRAVLVLETSQYYLVFAKLKFPCTNNIEEYEACILGLRLSIDMNIQGLLIIGDLDLLIHQVLREWATKNAKILPYLHCIQDLIKRPKIEFKHVPRVQNEFEDTLATLSSMIQHPNKNYIDPILIEIRKQLAYYANVEEEFDGNPWFHDIKEYLEKKEYPENVMNTQKRTLGRLANHFFQSGGILYRKTPDLGLLRCIDAKEASRLLEEIYAGTLRSSYE